The Candidatus Omnitrophota bacterium genomic interval GGACCAGGGAATAGATATTTACGCGAACAAAATTATAATGAAAGGGCTGAAATCTTTTCTCAAGAGGCCGTATACCTCGCCGGTCCTTCTGCTTCCGACAAAAGTGCGGTTTCATACGATCACAGGAGATGCCGATTCTCCCGTAAAATTTGAAACGGCAAGAATGCGCCATTCGGTTCCCTGCCATGGGTATAAATTTTATATAGAAGGCAAGACGGTTACTTATTGCACCGACACAGGATTATGTAATGGCCTGGAGAAGCTTGCCGGAGGCGCGGACTTGCTGATCACCGAATGCGCGATGGCGCCCGGAGATAAATCACCCAACATCTTCCATATAACCCCGGAGACCGCGGCGGAAGTTGCCGCGCGGGCCGGGGCAAAAAAATTGGCTCTGTGCCATTTCGATCCCGCAAAATATCCTACGATAGATAGCCGTAAGTGCGCACAGGACGTGGCCAAGGCTATTTTTAAAGAGACGGTTGCGACAAGCGATGGCATGGTTGTAGAAGTTTAAGCTAATAACACCGCGTCGGTGCACAATAAAATATGACTAAATTCAGAGATGTTCTCAAGGACCGCAACTTTTTCTGCCTTTGGCTCGCGCAGATAATATCAAACTTCGGCGACAGGCTGACACAGATGGCGCTGGTCGCGCTCATTTATCAGCGCACACCGGGAAACACGGTGGCGCTGGCCAAGCTAATATCCTTTACCGTTATACCGGTATTTTTGATCGGGCCCATCGCGGGAGCGTGGGTCGACAGGCTCAACAAGAGAAACGTGATGATAATTTCCGATCTGTTGAGAGGGATACTGATACTGACCATACCGTTCTTCATACTATCTAAACAGATAATTCCTATATATCTCGCGATATTCCTGGCGTTTTCCATCTCCAGATTCTTTATTCCGTCAAAGATGGCGATAATACCGGAACTCGTATCGAAAGACAAGCTTCTTGTGGCGAATACTCTTGCCGACACGACTCATATGGTCGGTAATGTGCTTGGGCTGGTGGTGGCCGGTATACTCGTGAATATAAGGTTTATCGGCGCGATAGGCGGGTTCTACATAGACGCGGCCACTTTTTTTGTTTCGGCGGCATTTATAACTATGATAGCGCAGAAAGAATTTGTTACGCATGTGGCCGAGGATATCAAAGTAACACGGAAAGCACTTGAAAACTCTATCCGCAAGTCAATATTCGAGGAGATAAAGGACGGAATAAGATATTTAATGCAATACAACGAAATGCATTTTATAGTCTACGTATTTTTTCTTCTTATGGCGGGCCTCGGGGCCATATCGTGCGTCGTAATAGTATTTATTCAGGAGTCTTTTGGTACGGCTACACTCG includes:
- a CDS encoding ribonuclease Z codes for the protein MKIIFLGTNGWYDTETGSTPCILIETVDRFIVLDAGFGFYKVKKYVTSKKPVSLFISHLHYDHLIGLHTLPIFKLDQGIDIYANKIIMKGLKSFLKRPYTSPVLLLPTKVRFHTITGDADSPVKFETARMRHSVPCHGYKFYIEGKTVTYCTDTGLCNGLEKLAGGADLLITECAMAPGDKSPNIFHITPETAAEVAARAGAKKLALCHFDPAKYPTIDSRKCAQDVAKAIFKETVATSDGMVVEV
- a CDS encoding MFS transporter, coding for MTKFRDVLKDRNFFCLWLAQIISNFGDRLTQMALVALIYQRTPGNTVALAKLISFTVIPVFLIGPIAGAWVDRLNKRNVMIISDLLRGILILTIPFFILSKQIIPIYLAIFLAFSISRFFIPSKMAIIPELVSKDKLLVANTLADTTHMVGNVLGLVVAGILVNIRFIGAIGGFYIDAATFFVSAAFITMIAQKEFVTHVAEDIKVTRKALENSIRKSIFEEIKDGIRYLMQYNEMHFIVYVFFLLMAGLGAISCVVIVFIQESFGTATLDLGLIGLFLVGGLLLGALIYGKLGQKLEKKKAILISFITTGIALMLFTFFVRKCPNVLVSGILSGLIGMAASPIMTSVNTLTHETMPEEARGRTFSSLEAVIHLAFLVFMFMAAYAAKYVDRFWILIAVGAIFAICGLLGTVLKSKD